The following coding sequences lie in one Corticium candelabrum chromosome 10, ooCorCand1.1, whole genome shotgun sequence genomic window:
- the LOC134186199 gene encoding uncharacterized protein LOC134186199, translating into MTHNERRTHWFKEGLIGLGVGCLYGTTSVAVGHPFDTIKTKMQAQAGFEKTTMLQTLTRTLRTQGIKGLYRGCIPPLWGSGIFRSTQFAVFEAAYTFMDGTFVTKEIPNTGGLQIRVVLGGVIASSARAVIETPLELAKVRRQTGQTWSFNRLYQGFGVTWIRTVGLMTTYFILIDSIRRHYNDLFQRPLIGPFLVSGFAATFAWWVVWPFENMKSQVQADYGEKMPLWKRMQLTVREKGGFFALYRGIGPGSVRSFIANGTSMIVMSWAQRKVSQLGLRI; encoded by the exons ATGACGCACAACGAACGTCGAACTCACTGGTTTAAAGAGGGCCTAATTGGACTTGGCG TTGGCTGTTTGTATGGAACAACAAGTGTAGCGGTAGGCCACCCGTTTGACACAATCAAAACAAAGATGCAGGCTCAGGCCGGATTCGAGAAGACGACAATGCTCCAAACGTTGACTAGAACACTGAGAACACAGGGAATCAAAGGACTATACAG AGGATGTATCCCGCCTCTGTGGGGGTCAGGAATCTTCCGTTCAACGCAGTTTGCCGTCTTTGAGGCTGC GTATACATTTATGGATGGCACTTTTGTGACTAAAGAGATTCCAAACACTGGTGGTCTGCAGAT tCGTGTTGTCCTTGGAGGTGTGATAGCGTCGTCTGCTAGAGCTGTAATTGAGACTCCTTTGGAACTGGCGAAG GTCAGAAGGCAGACAGGCCAGACGTGGTCATTCAATCGATTATATCAG GGATTTGGGGTAACCTGGATTCGTACTGTTGGATTGATGACAACATACTTTATTCTAATTGACTCTATTCGACGTCACTACAATGACCTTTTTCAACGCCCACTCATAGGGCCATTCCTTGTATCAGGATTTGCAGCCAC TTTTGCGTGGTGGGTAGTTTGGCCATTTGAGAATATGAAATCTCAGGTACAAGCAGACTACGGCGA AAAAATGCCTCTTTGGAAACGAATGCAACTAACCGTGCGTGAAAAGGGCGGATTCTTTGCTCTGTATCGTGGAATTGGACCTGGAAGTGTTCGAAGTTTTATTGCCAATGGTACTAGTATGATAGTAATGTCGTGGGCACAGAGAAAAGTTTCGCAGCTTGGATTAAGGATATGA
- the LOC134185596 gene encoding uncharacterized protein LOC134185596 isoform X2: protein MLVSRCSRRMRLTNQLLRSSCSRPPTEVVFLDLSGKDLVALDSKLSQCSKLSTLLLKNNQLASTDGLDSCTELWRLDLACNTVKCLDGLARFVALGILELSCNNLDWLELRKIRHMHIISLHLQGNPKLDKDPHYRFHVIDIFPHLWMLDGSLITASERRRVDRFFRDTLNSSRPVHHKLGDQLFTPTSMKNLAVNGVFGEKTTHMMTRFPQNAVHNRDIDLRRLLYMGYSLQQEMILEAQHAQLLGKDVTAPPSFEMMLETRNNGHAEQCNMLLLLLVASVIYALPVDLLEETLEVARLMQIGPVECSQFLSLSPTNCCKAASLLLAAVSIDKDAGKNGGVYTGLYYALVQAISIMKRLLPKIVEKNSIPSKEINKNMSPEAQCILASEITQLLCLVPSFYTSADRQPGIMNLLYAATQDADIPTKIHSIMWRDGVELAVIQHQIATLLMQEMKDSAALFGSIKRQRGIVSSRRRPFSSSDIPLNTSTGRNTSLVRGSMSAIQTHNRSRRMMSRSPALGDHVLLSKEKLGRVVALPDAKVAVVQRLSGATSPAASLGDQDSFLYINVQKLIWEGAGFWRPTSQSTILNSPKQAWESQTLLFTQSQLSGALSSSAMSTVSPTKPAENALLDPCPPPSSPTGSTAAINENAADALSTAQSRQTIQVDLQSALDLDKTESVALLSAGPSVADIGGLEKNVTSTKVESSETTDESKHAHLEIDESTVEDAAAQTVDVNKEDFANNEKATNEVAEDVSSNVPVSVSSLYVPTQSVMLETDQFRQVITPELRHRLGSPVSKEMCNGNVVWMVGETTQRHTAPYIIKHMMFRSTKLLRRRQTGPEGRLFPASQQSHWVDTVARGSVAQHSGKGFQAAGLDRVWSVVSCTPPGLQAVGDEILSMKKIDPDPSRSKRQIAIDYSNFRRTNSYVKGRATSPRKLGTLSTAISGRHDRW, encoded by the exons ATGCTCGTTTCTCGTTGTTCGAGAAGGATGCGCTTGACAAATCAG CTGTTGAGGTCGTCGTGCAGCCGCCCTCCAACTGAAGTCGTTTTTCTAGACCTTTCAGGCAAAGATTTAG TCGCTCTTGACTCAAAACTTTCGCAATGCTCCAAATTGTCTACCCTTCTTCTCAAGAACAACCAGCTGGCGTCGACCGACGGTCTCGATTCGTGCACGGAGCTTTGGCGACTCGATCTAGCTTGTAACACT GTTAAGTGTTTGGATGGTTTGGCACGCTTTGTTGCTCTCGGAATACTCGAGTTGTCTTGCAACAATTTGGATTGGCTGGAATTGAGAAAgatcagacacatgcataTCATTAGTCTTCACTTGCAAGGAAACCCTAAGCTAGACAAAGACCCTCACT ACCGATTTCATGTTATTGACATATTTCCACATCTGTGGATGTTGGACGGATCACTGATAACAG CATCTGAGAGACGGAGAGTTGATCGATTTTTTAGAGATACTTTGAACAGCAGTCGGCCAGTG CATCACAAGTTGGGCGATCAATTATTTACTCCCACGTCTATGAAGAACCTTGCAGTTAATGGTGTTTTTGGAGAGAAG ACAACTCATATGATGACTCGATTTCCACAAAATGCTGTTCACAACAGAG ACATTGACCTGAGACGTCTTCTATACATGGGCTATAGCCTCCAACAGGAGATGATACTGGAAGCACAGCACGCACAATT GTTGGGTAAAGATGTGACTGCGCCTCCTTCATTTGAAATGATGTTGGAAACAAGAAACAACGGACACGCAGAGCAATGCAAcatgctgttgttgcttcttGTG GCCTCTGTGATTTATGCATTGCCTGTTGATCTTCTTGAAGAAACTCTGGAAGTGGCCAGATTGATGCAAATTGG GCCAGTTGAATGTTCTCAATTTCTCAGTCTCTCACCAACTAATTGTTGCAAGGCGGCTTCTCTACTTCTAGCTGCAGTTTCAATTGACAAAGATGCTGGCAAG AATGGTGGGGTCTATACTGGACTGTACTATGCTCTTGTTCAAGCTATTTCAATTATGAAAAGATTACTTCCTAAAATTGTTGAAAAGAACTCAATACCGAGTAAAGAAATCAATAAGAacat GTCACCTGAAGCCCAGTGTATTCTGGCATCCGAGATCACACAACTGCTATGCCTTGTTCCCTCTTTCTACACgtctgcagacagacaaccag GCATCATGAACCTTTTGTATGCTGCTACTCAAGATGCAGATATTCCGACCAAAATTCACTCTATTATGTGGAGAGATGGG GTTGAATTGGCAGTCATACAACACCAAATTGCAACCTTGCTAATGCAGGAGATGAAAGACAGTGCTGCATTATTTG GGTCAATCAAGCGCCAGCGTGGAAtt GTTTCTTCAAGACGGAGACCTTTCTCGTCTTCAGATATTCCATTGAACACAAG TACTGGAAGAAACACGTCTCTTGTTCGTGGTAGCATGAGTGCCATACAGACACATAACAGGAGCAGACGAATGATGTCTCGTTCGCCAG CTCTTGGAGATCATGTGCTGCTGAGTAAGGAG AAACTCGGGCGTGTTGTTGCTCTACCTGATGCCAAAGTTGCTGTCGTACAGCGACTGAGTGGAGCTACTT CTCCTGCAGCTTCATTAGGTGATCAAGATAGTTTCTTGTATATTAATGTTCAAAAGCTGATCTGGGAGGGAGCAGGTTTTTGGAGACCGACTAGCCAATCTACCATACT CAATTCACCAAAACAGGCTTGGGAATCACAAACACTGCTCTTCACACAGTCTCAGTTGTCGGGTGCTCTTTCTTCCTCTGCTATGTCCACTGTTAGCCCAA CCAAGCCTGCCGAAAATGCTTTACTAGATCCGTGTCCGCCACCATCTTCTCCAACTGGAAGCACTGCAGCTATTAATGAAAATGCAGCAGAT GCTCTTTCAACAGCACAGTCTAGGCAAACTATCCAGGTTGATCTGCAAAGTGCACTTGATCTGGATAAAACTGAAAGTGTTGCTCTCCTCAGTGCCGGCCCTTCGGTGGCTGATATTGGTGGTCTCGAAAAGAATGTTACTTCAACTAAAGTTGAATCTTCTGAAACAACTGATGAATCAAAACATGCACATTTAGAGATTGACGAGTCAACTGTAGAAGATGCAGCTGCTCAGACTGTTGATGTCAATAAAGAAGACTTTGCTAATAATGAAAAGGCCACTAATGAAGTAGCTGAAGACGTGTCATCAAATGTTcctgtttctgtttcttcgtTATACGTTCCTACCCAGTCTGTTATGCTTGAGACAGATCAGTTTAGACAAGTGATTACACCAGAACTTAGGCATCGACTTGGCTCGCCAGTCAGTAAAGAAATGTGTAATGGTAATGTTGTGTGGATGGTTGGTGAGACAACGCAAAGACATACAGCACCATACATTATTAAGCATATGATGTTTCGTTCTACTAAACTGCTgagaagaagacaaacaggACCAGAAGGTAGACTGTTTCCTGCATCACAGCAAAGTCATTGGGTAGATACTGTGGCAAGGGGTTCTGTAGCTCAGCACTCTGGGAAAGGATTTCAAGCAGCTGGGTTGGATAGAGTATGGTCAGTTGTGTCATGCACTCCGCCTGGTTTGCAGGCAGTAGGAGATGAAATTCTTTCCATGAAAAAGATAGATCCTGATCCTTCAAGATCAAAAAG acaaattGCAATTGACTACAGCAACTTTCGAAGAACAAACAGTTACGTTAAAG GTCGTGCGACTTCTCCTCGAAAGCTGGGTACTCTTTCAACTGCA ATCTCAGGCAGACACGATAGATGGTGA
- the LOC134185682 gene encoding protein wntless homolog isoform X1 — MVSTVEQWSGKKLSAFTILLLIFFIIFFVIGGSGPKPTSAHLVLFRACLLKKVPNKESMQRPNECDGANDVELNDLSSRQDGRYNNIVFFAKIPPRQYTMSRWFHMIMSTIRFEVEEKLEGDSEIPGKGRLQFTASLFGRQDDTKDWNLIKVSDGSRDIVCSGKHLMCEDVPFFQLHSTFYKSYLINLHIKRLQTLQRRFYLRDIWFSIIHWNTKFSKIFLSLKTVLFPVSLLLLVWYGYHTFGKGRQSWLLERLAFTLGVSVVILNLPVDWIMLTADAPGLTLWHDLRQGFFYAAICCFWLIFVSEHVYDEQPNNSLKSYWKFIIPIILTCLATLVYGLVERGMQINNPFHTVWTTEDVIGLLWAFLILIGCLAGIFAVVLIVLIAMAVLRMCRQRNNSARDKTKSFRLGFLLIATLVTGLMTIGGWIAVNIYEYQLSSGETMSLEISSAFQTGVYGLWNLYSFAVMILVSPAKPREYDEITDIQLEQRKTEGNDSSRRRLIHTTAHSESTSM; from the exons ATGGTCTCTACAGTGGAACAATGGAGCGGCAAGAAGTTGTCAGCTTTTACGATACTTCTTCTTATTTTCTTTATAATTTTCTTCGTCATAGGAGGCTCGG GTCCAAAACCGACTTCTGCTCATCTAGTGCTGTTTCGAGCGTGTTTGCTGAAGAAAGTTCCAAACAAGGAGTCCATGCAACGTCCTAATGAGTGCGACGGCGCCAATGACGTCGAACTAAACGACCTGTCGTCTCGTCAGGACGGCAGGTATAACAACATCGTCTTCTTTGCCAAGATTCCTCCTCGACAGTACACGATGTCTCGCTGGTTCCACATGATTATGAGCACAATTCGCTTCGAGGTGGAAGAAAAACTCGAAGGCGACTCTG AAATTCCTGGCAAGGGCCGGTTACAATTCACTGCTAGTTTATTCGGACGTCAAGATGACACCAAAGACTGGAATCTCATCAAAGTCAGCGACGGATCGAGGGACATTGTATGCAGTGGT AAACACTTGATGTGCGAAGATGTTCCGTTCTTTCAATTACACAGCACTTTTTATAAATCATATTTGATCAACTTGCATATAAAGCGCCTTCAAACGCTGCAAAGGCGGTTTTATCTGAGAGACATCTGGTTTTCG atAATCCACTGGAATACAAAATTCAGTAAGATTTTCTTGTCACTGAAGACGGTGCTCTTTCCTGTCAGTCTGCTACTTCTCGTTTGGTATGGCTATCACACGTTTGGTAAAGGTCGTCAGTCGTGGCTACTGGAGAG ACTTGCGTTCACACTTGGAGTGTCAGTGGTTATACTAAACT TGCCGGTTGACTGGATTATGCTCACAGCTGATGCTCCTGGGTTGACACTTTGGCATGATCTTCGTCAAGGGTTTTTCTATgctgccatttgctgcttTTGGCTTATCTTTGTCAGTGAACATGTTTAT GACGAGCAACCAAATAATTCCCTCAAGAGCTACTGGAAATTTATCATCCCAATCATTCTTACATGCCTGGCTACATTAGTTTATGGTCTCGTTGAAAG GGGTATGCAGATCAACAATCCGTTTCACACTGTATGGACAACTGAAGATGTGATTGGATTACTT TGGGCTTTTCTCATACTGATTGGATGTCTTGCGGGTATTTTTGCTGTTGTACTTATTGTTCTGATTGCTATGGCAGTATTACGTATGTGTCGACAGAGGAACAACAGTGCAAGAGACAAG ACAAAGAGTTTTCGTCTTGGTTTTCTTCTTATCGCGACTCTTGTGACCGGTCTTATGACCATTGGTGGCTGGATTGCAGTGAACATCTATGAATATCAACTAAGTTCTGGCGAAACAATGTCACTGGAAATATCAA GTGCGTTCCAAACGGGTGTCTACGGACTATGGAATTTGTATTCATTTGCGGTTATGATTTTAGTCTCACCTGCAAAGCCCAGGGAGTACG ATGAAATTACTGACATCCAACTGGAGCAAAGGAAAACAGAAGGGAACGACAGTAGCCGTCGTCGCCTAATTCATACAACAGCTCACTCGGAATCAACCTCTATGTAG
- the LOC134185596 gene encoding uncharacterized protein LOC134185596 isoform X1, protein MLVSRCSRRMRLTNQLLRSSCSRPPTEVVFLDLSGKDLVALDSKLSQCSKLSTLLLKNNQLASTDGLDSCTELWRLDLACNTVKCLDGLARFVALGILELSCNNLDWLELRKIRHMHIISLHLQGNPKLDKDPHYRFHVIDIFPHLWMLDGSLITASERRRVDRFFRDTLNSSRPVHHKLGDQLFTPTSMKNLAVNGVFGEKTTHMMTRFPQNAVHNRDIDLRRLLYMGYSLQQEMILEAQHAQLLGKDVTAPPSFEMMLETRNNGHAEQCNMLLLLLVASVIYALPVDLLEETLEVARLMQIGPVECSQFLSLSPTNCCKAASLLLAAVSIDKDAGKNGGVYTGLYYALVQAISIMKRLLPKIVEKNSIPSKEINKNMSPEAQCILASEITQLLCLVPSFYTSADRQPGIMNLLYAATQDADIPTKIHSIMWRDGVELAVIQHQIATLLMQEMKDSAALFGSIKRQRGIVSSRRRPFSSSDIPLNTSTGRNTSLVRGSMSAIQTHNRSRRMMSRSPALGDHVLLSKEKLGRVVALPDAKVAVVQRLSGATSPAASLGDQDSFLYINVQKLIWEGAGFWRPTSQSTILNSPKQAWESQTLLFTQSQLSGALSSSAMSTVSPTKPAENALLDPCPPPSSPTGSTAAINENAADVGALSTAQSRQTIQVDLQSALDLDKTESVALLSAGPSVADIGGLEKNVTSTKVESSETTDESKHAHLEIDESTVEDAAAQTVDVNKEDFANNEKATNEVAEDVSSNVPVSVSSLYVPTQSVMLETDQFRQVITPELRHRLGSPVSKEMCNGNVVWMVGETTQRHTAPYIIKHMMFRSTKLLRRRQTGPEGRLFPASQQSHWVDTVARGSVAQHSGKGFQAAGLDRVWSVVSCTPPGLQAVGDEILSMKKIDPDPSRSKRQIAIDYSNFRRTNSYVKGRATSPRKLGTLSTAISGRHDRW, encoded by the exons ATGCTCGTTTCTCGTTGTTCGAGAAGGATGCGCTTGACAAATCAG CTGTTGAGGTCGTCGTGCAGCCGCCCTCCAACTGAAGTCGTTTTTCTAGACCTTTCAGGCAAAGATTTAG TCGCTCTTGACTCAAAACTTTCGCAATGCTCCAAATTGTCTACCCTTCTTCTCAAGAACAACCAGCTGGCGTCGACCGACGGTCTCGATTCGTGCACGGAGCTTTGGCGACTCGATCTAGCTTGTAACACT GTTAAGTGTTTGGATGGTTTGGCACGCTTTGTTGCTCTCGGAATACTCGAGTTGTCTTGCAACAATTTGGATTGGCTGGAATTGAGAAAgatcagacacatgcataTCATTAGTCTTCACTTGCAAGGAAACCCTAAGCTAGACAAAGACCCTCACT ACCGATTTCATGTTATTGACATATTTCCACATCTGTGGATGTTGGACGGATCACTGATAACAG CATCTGAGAGACGGAGAGTTGATCGATTTTTTAGAGATACTTTGAACAGCAGTCGGCCAGTG CATCACAAGTTGGGCGATCAATTATTTACTCCCACGTCTATGAAGAACCTTGCAGTTAATGGTGTTTTTGGAGAGAAG ACAACTCATATGATGACTCGATTTCCACAAAATGCTGTTCACAACAGAG ACATTGACCTGAGACGTCTTCTATACATGGGCTATAGCCTCCAACAGGAGATGATACTGGAAGCACAGCACGCACAATT GTTGGGTAAAGATGTGACTGCGCCTCCTTCATTTGAAATGATGTTGGAAACAAGAAACAACGGACACGCAGAGCAATGCAAcatgctgttgttgcttcttGTG GCCTCTGTGATTTATGCATTGCCTGTTGATCTTCTTGAAGAAACTCTGGAAGTGGCCAGATTGATGCAAATTGG GCCAGTTGAATGTTCTCAATTTCTCAGTCTCTCACCAACTAATTGTTGCAAGGCGGCTTCTCTACTTCTAGCTGCAGTTTCAATTGACAAAGATGCTGGCAAG AATGGTGGGGTCTATACTGGACTGTACTATGCTCTTGTTCAAGCTATTTCAATTATGAAAAGATTACTTCCTAAAATTGTTGAAAAGAACTCAATACCGAGTAAAGAAATCAATAAGAacat GTCACCTGAAGCCCAGTGTATTCTGGCATCCGAGATCACACAACTGCTATGCCTTGTTCCCTCTTTCTACACgtctgcagacagacaaccag GCATCATGAACCTTTTGTATGCTGCTACTCAAGATGCAGATATTCCGACCAAAATTCACTCTATTATGTGGAGAGATGGG GTTGAATTGGCAGTCATACAACACCAAATTGCAACCTTGCTAATGCAGGAGATGAAAGACAGTGCTGCATTATTTG GGTCAATCAAGCGCCAGCGTGGAAtt GTTTCTTCAAGACGGAGACCTTTCTCGTCTTCAGATATTCCATTGAACACAAG TACTGGAAGAAACACGTCTCTTGTTCGTGGTAGCATGAGTGCCATACAGACACATAACAGGAGCAGACGAATGATGTCTCGTTCGCCAG CTCTTGGAGATCATGTGCTGCTGAGTAAGGAG AAACTCGGGCGTGTTGTTGCTCTACCTGATGCCAAAGTTGCTGTCGTACAGCGACTGAGTGGAGCTACTT CTCCTGCAGCTTCATTAGGTGATCAAGATAGTTTCTTGTATATTAATGTTCAAAAGCTGATCTGGGAGGGAGCAGGTTTTTGGAGACCGACTAGCCAATCTACCATACT CAATTCACCAAAACAGGCTTGGGAATCACAAACACTGCTCTTCACACAGTCTCAGTTGTCGGGTGCTCTTTCTTCCTCTGCTATGTCCACTGTTAGCCCAA CCAAGCCTGCCGAAAATGCTTTACTAGATCCGTGTCCGCCACCATCTTCTCCAACTGGAAGCACTGCAGCTATTAATGAAAATGCAGCAGATGTAGGC GCTCTTTCAACAGCACAGTCTAGGCAAACTATCCAGGTTGATCTGCAAAGTGCACTTGATCTGGATAAAACTGAAAGTGTTGCTCTCCTCAGTGCCGGCCCTTCGGTGGCTGATATTGGTGGTCTCGAAAAGAATGTTACTTCAACTAAAGTTGAATCTTCTGAAACAACTGATGAATCAAAACATGCACATTTAGAGATTGACGAGTCAACTGTAGAAGATGCAGCTGCTCAGACTGTTGATGTCAATAAAGAAGACTTTGCTAATAATGAAAAGGCCACTAATGAAGTAGCTGAAGACGTGTCATCAAATGTTcctgtttctgtttcttcgtTATACGTTCCTACCCAGTCTGTTATGCTTGAGACAGATCAGTTTAGACAAGTGATTACACCAGAACTTAGGCATCGACTTGGCTCGCCAGTCAGTAAAGAAATGTGTAATGGTAATGTTGTGTGGATGGTTGGTGAGACAACGCAAAGACATACAGCACCATACATTATTAAGCATATGATGTTTCGTTCTACTAAACTGCTgagaagaagacaaacaggACCAGAAGGTAGACTGTTTCCTGCATCACAGCAAAGTCATTGGGTAGATACTGTGGCAAGGGGTTCTGTAGCTCAGCACTCTGGGAAAGGATTTCAAGCAGCTGGGTTGGATAGAGTATGGTCAGTTGTGTCATGCACTCCGCCTGGTTTGCAGGCAGTAGGAGATGAAATTCTTTCCATGAAAAAGATAGATCCTGATCCTTCAAGATCAAAAAG acaaattGCAATTGACTACAGCAACTTTCGAAGAACAAACAGTTACGTTAAAG GTCGTGCGACTTCTCCTCGAAAGCTGGGTACTCTTTCAACTGCA ATCTCAGGCAGACACGATAGATGGTGA
- the LOC134185682 gene encoding protein wntless homolog isoform X2, whose protein sequence is MVCLSTCVCVSVCLSVCLSVCLSVCLSVCLCVCLSVCLSFCLSVCLQTREYIDIVTRTYTAMFFLCKGRLQFTASLFGRQDDTKDWNLIKVSDGSRDIVCSGKHLMCEDVPFFQLHSTFYKSYLINLHIKRLQTLQRRFYLRDIWFSIIHWNTKFSKIFLSLKTVLFPVSLLLLVWYGYHTFGKGRQSWLLERLAFTLGVSVVILNLPVDWIMLTADAPGLTLWHDLRQGFFYAAICCFWLIFVSEHVYDEQPNNSLKSYWKFIIPIILTCLATLVYGLVERGMQINNPFHTVWTTEDVIGLLWAFLILIGCLAGIFAVVLIVLIAMAVLRMCRQRNNSARDKTKSFRLGFLLIATLVTGLMTIGGWIAVNIYEYQLSSGETMSLEISSAFQTGVYGLWNLYSFAVMILVSPAKPREYDEITDIQLEQRKTEGNDSSRRRLIHTTAHSESTSM, encoded by the exons atggtctgtctgtcaacctgtgtatgtgtgtctgtctgtctgtctgtctgtctgtctgtctgtctgtctgtctgtctgtctgtctgtttgtgtgtctgtctgtctgtgtgtctgtctttctgtctttctgtctgtctgcaaacAAGAGAATACATTGATATTGTCACCAGGACCTATACAGCTATGTTCTTTCTCTGTAAA GGCCGGTTACAATTCACTGCTAGTTTATTCGGACGTCAAGATGACACCAAAGACTGGAATCTCATCAAAGTCAGCGACGGATCGAGGGACATTGTATGCAGTGGT AAACACTTGATGTGCGAAGATGTTCCGTTCTTTCAATTACACAGCACTTTTTATAAATCATATTTGATCAACTTGCATATAAAGCGCCTTCAAACGCTGCAAAGGCGGTTTTATCTGAGAGACATCTGGTTTTCG atAATCCACTGGAATACAAAATTCAGTAAGATTTTCTTGTCACTGAAGACGGTGCTCTTTCCTGTCAGTCTGCTACTTCTCGTTTGGTATGGCTATCACACGTTTGGTAAAGGTCGTCAGTCGTGGCTACTGGAGAG ACTTGCGTTCACACTTGGAGTGTCAGTGGTTATACTAAACT TGCCGGTTGACTGGATTATGCTCACAGCTGATGCTCCTGGGTTGACACTTTGGCATGATCTTCGTCAAGGGTTTTTCTATgctgccatttgctgcttTTGGCTTATCTTTGTCAGTGAACATGTTTAT GACGAGCAACCAAATAATTCCCTCAAGAGCTACTGGAAATTTATCATCCCAATCATTCTTACATGCCTGGCTACATTAGTTTATGGTCTCGTTGAAAG GGGTATGCAGATCAACAATCCGTTTCACACTGTATGGACAACTGAAGATGTGATTGGATTACTT TGGGCTTTTCTCATACTGATTGGATGTCTTGCGGGTATTTTTGCTGTTGTACTTATTGTTCTGATTGCTATGGCAGTATTACGTATGTGTCGACAGAGGAACAACAGTGCAAGAGACAAG ACAAAGAGTTTTCGTCTTGGTTTTCTTCTTATCGCGACTCTTGTGACCGGTCTTATGACCATTGGTGGCTGGATTGCAGTGAACATCTATGAATATCAACTAAGTTCTGGCGAAACAATGTCACTGGAAATATCAA GTGCGTTCCAAACGGGTGTCTACGGACTATGGAATTTGTATTCATTTGCGGTTATGATTTTAGTCTCACCTGCAAAGCCCAGGGAGTACG ATGAAATTACTGACATCCAACTGGAGCAAAGGAAAACAGAAGGGAACGACAGTAGCCGTCGTCGCCTAATTCATACAACAGCTCACTCGGAATCAACCTCTATGTAG